From Methanomassiliicoccales archaeon LGM-RCC1, one genomic window encodes:
- a CDS encoding methanogenesis marker 2 protein — protein MVDLEKLANAIRTYPGVTRKNAIHKVVDMFPTSGFPKVIAAEGEDAAVLENGDHCVLFAADGIMESLMEADPYLAGYYAVLVNVNDIAAMGGRPLGMVDVLSMNDGKGEEEVIRGIQAGIKKFGVPIVGGHTHPDCDYRAIEISIIGSVKNGDALLSSTAQAGDDIVFVIDLDGRFPESVPYTYDTTSARSDEIVQAQLEAVAVIAEKHLAHACKDMSNPGHLGTLGMMLETSCKGGLVDVNKIPIPEGVDPIEWSKIYQGCGFVFSCDPSHSQEIIDLFAQVCCAGAVVGKVDDSNVLKITDGKQTVTLFDFDKDIITGVKVKK, from the coding sequence ATGGTAGATCTGGAGAAGCTCGCTAACGCCATCCGTACCTATCCCGGGGTCACCAGGAAGAACGCCATCCACAAGGTCGTGGACATGTTCCCGACCTCCGGTTTCCCCAAGGTGATCGCTGCCGAGGGTGAAGATGCCGCTGTTCTGGAGAACGGTGACCACTGCGTCCTGTTCGCGGCAGACGGTATCATGGAATCCCTCATGGAGGCCGATCCCTATCTGGCAGGCTATTACGCTGTTCTCGTGAACGTCAACGATATAGCCGCTATGGGCGGGCGCCCTCTGGGGATGGTCGACGTCCTCTCGATGAACGACGGCAAGGGCGAAGAGGAGGTCATTCGCGGAATCCAGGCGGGTATCAAGAAGTTCGGAGTACCCATAGTGGGCGGCCACACACATCCAGACTGTGATTACAGGGCGATTGAGATCTCTATAATCGGCTCAGTGAAGAACGGTGATGCTCTGCTCAGCTCCACTGCACAGGCAGGGGACGATATTGTCTTCGTGATCGATCTGGATGGCCGCTTCCCAGAGTCTGTTCCCTATACTTACGATACCACATCCGCCAGGTCGGATGAGATCGTCCAGGCACAGCTTGAGGCCGTAGCAGTCATCGCAGAGAAGCACCTGGCCCATGCATGCAAGGATATGAGCAATCCGGGACACCTCGGTACACTTGGAATGATGCTGGAGACCTCCTGCAAGGGTGGGCTGGTCGATGTGAACAAGATCCCTATCCCGGAGGGAGTGGATCCAATCGAGTGGTCCAAGATCTATCAGGGATGCGGATTCGTTTTCTCTTGCGACCCATCGCATTCACAGGAGATTATCGATCTATTCGCCCAGGTATGCTGTGCCGGTGCCGTTGTGGGGAAGGTGGACGATTCCAATGTCCTGAAGATAACCGATGGAAAGCAAACTGTCACGCTTTTCGATTTCGATAAGGACATCATAACCGGTGTC
- a CDS encoding magnesium transporter CorA family protein has translation MIDIYEMVNGKVAKTDEIKDNVWINMVNPTVEEIDAVQQALGIDREALTAALDDEEGSRTEVAKNYSIVLVDAPTREWRNGHEEFTTFPISITLTDKVIVTVCLQPLFAINNILSSMNKYINTVDVTNRSRFLLQILFRIAINYQSDLKYIEVKRNAIEESIRKATKREDLFELHELESNLVYFKTSLSVNASIIERISRQSRLITTPEDRELIDDVIVETNQALEMTTTYSQIIKGTRQLVEADLNNSLANVMKFLTSITLIISIPTMIASFYGMNVELPGGGYEYTFVILLIIMVVLCAISVVILRKRGLWR, from the coding sequence ATGATCGATATCTACGAGATGGTCAACGGCAAGGTCGCTAAGACCGACGAGATCAAGGACAACGTATGGATCAACATGGTGAATCCCACCGTTGAGGAGATCGACGCTGTGCAACAGGCGCTAGGTATCGATAGGGAAGCCCTCACCGCCGCTCTGGATGACGAGGAGGGTTCCAGGACAGAGGTGGCAAAGAACTATTCTATCGTCTTGGTCGATGCACCTACCAGGGAGTGGAGGAATGGACACGAGGAGTTCACAACCTTCCCTATCTCCATCACGCTCACGGACAAGGTCATCGTTACCGTCTGTCTGCAGCCCCTGTTCGCTATCAACAACATCCTGTCGTCGATGAACAAGTACATCAACACAGTGGATGTCACCAACAGGTCGCGCTTCCTGCTCCAGATCCTCTTCAGGATTGCAATCAACTATCAGTCCGACCTCAAGTACATCGAGGTCAAGCGCAATGCGATCGAGGAGTCGATACGCAAGGCCACCAAGAGAGAGGACCTGTTCGAGCTCCACGAGTTGGAATCCAACCTGGTCTACTTCAAGACCAGTCTGTCTGTGAACGCTTCCATCATAGAGAGGATCAGCAGGCAGTCCAGGCTCATCACGACGCCCGAGGACAGGGAGCTCATAGACGATGTCATAGTCGAGACCAACCAGGCTCTGGAGATGACCACCACGTACTCGCAGATCATCAAGGGTACCAGGCAGCTCGTAGAGGCCGATCTCAACAACTCCCTGGCGAACGTCATGAAGTTCTTGACATCGATCACTCTGATCATCTCTATTCCGACTATGATCGCCAGCTTCTACGGAATGAACGTGGAGCTTCCGGGAGGAGGCTACGAGTACACGTTCGTCATCCTGCTGATCATCATGGTCGTGCTCTGCGCCATATCCGTCGTGATATTGCGCAAGAGAGGTCTTTGGCGCTGA
- a CDS encoding site-2 protease family protein — MDTAYLVMIILCVVYIPIWFWVWRNPEKAAKYHLVKYGPTVMIKTQLGIKAMDRIGKHRLFWRVFGFISRLLAAILFFIMMYMLIMSLLALPSRIGSGGIGIQYALAIPGFNPMLPLTYGILALFIAMVVHEMGHGIQSRANDCKVDSTGLLYGVVPLGAFCEPNEEELKHLSRRAQMDVYSAGISVNTFVAVISLALMLLICSAIPVATFSNEVDGDLPGIYSIDEGSPGYLSGLTTSALITGVKEVDGEDYLPVYADVYGRYVSIGSDLEFSPLNMYQLRYVLGDGVVRYSEPLQMGALIKSVTNNSPASSAGLQPLNYLYSITITDDDSTTVYEIHDANDFMSTMTKTHAGDKATITTATIAEDGNIELHDYETTLTASGSQGYLGLSVTNSGFTLTTPTIMMDSATNPFKNCTDPLSYVQALLTYLSGPLNGLDPIPDKITWWYDAPGGDLTWIIVKILYWVFWLDILLGISNALPAYPFDGGFLFEGGINWLLELLGVKDEERRRKLSESISGSISNVVLLMFFLVLLAFVI; from the coding sequence ATGGATACGGCATACTTGGTCATGATCATTCTCTGTGTCGTCTACATCCCAATTTGGTTCTGGGTGTGGAGGAATCCTGAGAAAGCGGCCAAGTACCATCTTGTCAAGTACGGTCCGACCGTCATGATCAAGACCCAATTGGGTATCAAGGCCATGGACAGGATCGGGAAGCACCGTCTGTTCTGGCGCGTCTTCGGATTCATATCGAGGCTGCTCGCGGCCATCCTGTTCTTCATCATGATGTACATGCTGATCATGTCGCTGCTGGCCCTTCCTTCCAGAATAGGTTCCGGAGGAATAGGCATCCAGTATGCTCTGGCCATCCCGGGATTCAACCCCATGCTGCCGCTCACATACGGTATTCTTGCACTATTCATCGCTATGGTCGTCCATGAGATGGGTCACGGCATCCAGTCCAGGGCCAACGACTGCAAGGTCGATTCTACCGGACTTCTCTACGGAGTCGTACCGCTGGGAGCCTTCTGCGAGCCTAATGAGGAAGAGCTCAAGCATCTCTCCCGCAGGGCTCAGATGGATGTCTACTCTGCAGGAATATCGGTGAACACATTCGTCGCGGTCATATCGCTGGCGCTGATGCTTCTGATATGCTCTGCCATCCCCGTTGCAACGTTCTCCAACGAGGTCGACGGGGATCTGCCCGGAATCTATTCCATCGATGAGGGCTCCCCAGGATACCTATCCGGTCTGACCACATCAGCTTTGATCACAGGAGTCAAGGAGGTCGACGGCGAGGATTATCTACCAGTCTATGCCGATGTATACGGCAGATACGTTTCGATAGGTTCAGATTTGGAATTCTCTCCGCTGAACATGTATCAATTGCGTTACGTCCTAGGAGACGGCGTCGTCAGATATTCGGAACCTTTGCAGATGGGTGCTCTGATCAAATCAGTCACTAATAACAGTCCTGCCAGTTCAGCTGGACTGCAGCCACTCAACTATCTCTACTCCATCACGATAACCGATGATGATTCAACCACGGTCTACGAGATACATGACGCTAATGACTTCATGTCGACCATGACCAAGACGCATGCCGGAGACAAGGCGACGATAACCACCGCTACAATCGCCGAGGACGGAAACATAGAGCTGCATGATTACGAGACCACGCTCACGGCATCTGGATCGCAGGGTTACCTCGGACTGTCGGTGACCAATTCCGGTTTCACCCTCACCACTCCGACCATCATGATGGATTCCGCCACGAATCCGTTCAAGAACTGCACGGATCCGCTGAGTTACGTCCAGGCTCTGTTGACCTACCTTTCAGGCCCGCTGAACGGTCTGGACCCCATTCCGGACAAGATCACATGGTGGTATGACGCCCCCGGCGGAGACCTCACATGGATTATCGTGAAGATACTGTATTGGGTGTTCTGGTTGGACATCCTGCTAGGCATTTCCAATGCTCTCCCCGCCTATCCTTTCGATGGAGGATTTTTATTTGAGGGAGGCATCAATTGGTTGTTGGAGCTCCTAGGTGTTAAGGACGAGGAGAGGCGCAGGAAACTGTCGGAGAGCATCTCCGGCTCGATATCCAACGTCGTACTGCTCATGTTCTTCCTAGTCCTGCTCGCATTCGTAATATGA
- a CDS encoding DUF115 domain-containing protein, whose amino-acid sequence MDFSEWEPIYIEILNDLGYSRDEDENSVRILKAVTLNSDLRSGEDAAEILGDVVTVVGNAPCLEADISRGVEGTVLCSGSAVGRLMAQSIMPDMIFTDLDGDIDPQIEASSKGAFTFIHAHGDNADLIMKYAGMFKGPVVQTTQSAPEYTVFNYGGFTDGDRAFCFARHFGVKDIHLVGFDYDNPMPKEGSDPAVKKRKLVWARKIIQSQC is encoded by the coding sequence TTGGATTTCTCAGAGTGGGAACCCATCTACATTGAGATCCTGAACGACCTCGGTTACAGCCGCGATGAGGATGAGAACTCAGTACGCATACTCAAAGCGGTAACATTGAATTCCGATCTCCGCTCGGGTGAAGATGCGGCGGAAATTCTGGGGGATGTGGTCACAGTCGTGGGGAATGCTCCATGTCTCGAGGCGGACATCTCTAGAGGGGTAGAAGGAACGGTTCTTTGCTCAGGTTCCGCAGTGGGAAGATTGATGGCCCAGAGCATCATGCCGGACATGATATTCACCGATCTGGATGGGGATATCGATCCCCAGATAGAGGCCAGTTCCAAGGGGGCATTCACCTTCATACATGCCCACGGGGACAATGCTGATCTGATCATGAAGTATGCCGGCATGTTCAAGGGGCCTGTCGTCCAGACTACACAATCCGCTCCGGAGTACACAGTGTTCAACTACGGAGGATTCACCGACGGGGACAGAGCCTTTTGCTTCGCCAGACATTTCGGTGTCAAGGACATACACCTGGTCGGTTTTGACTATGATAATCCCATGCCCAAGGAAGGATCGGATCCTGCTGTGAAGAAGAGGAAGCTGGTCTGGGCCAGAAAGATCATCCAATCCCAATGCTGA
- a CDS encoding DUF373 family protein: MKRTLVLAVDRDDDFGVKGKVVTPVIGMDQCLDAANALGIADPEDSDLNALYAGISTCMELREDGVDADVALICGDERVGHRSDLALVSQLEKVLDEYKPDNIILIGDGAEDEYIYPIISSRAHVDSVRKVYVKQAPNIESSFYVITKMLSEPNKRKRFLAPIGALIFAIAFVMLVPDLVLLIMSGDLSSLPAITRDAVLLVIGLVILGYAYSFQDKWEKITSYVKSNILGRGIMMVMSFLAVGIVLIGAIVSYYQVMDTFYPNGLVMIVSYGNTMVWPVMLAVMAFFFGRMMDDIQVDSVLRLTNLFNCFSIASLGITLTGIIDIVLYYINPGYDGLIGIVEIFLGLAIAIASNFIKRQYSVPTVAG; the protein is encoded by the coding sequence ATGAAGCGGACTCTGGTCTTGGCAGTTGACAGGGATGACGATTTCGGCGTCAAGGGTAAAGTTGTGACGCCCGTCATCGGCATGGATCAGTGCCTGGATGCCGCCAACGCCCTGGGGATAGCGGACCCTGAGGATTCCGACCTCAATGCTCTATATGCGGGAATAAGCACATGCATGGAGCTCAGAGAGGACGGCGTGGATGCCGATGTAGCTCTGATCTGCGGTGACGAGAGGGTCGGGCACAGGTCCGATTTGGCTCTGGTCTCCCAGCTGGAGAAGGTCCTCGATGAGTACAAGCCCGATAACATCATCTTGATCGGTGACGGGGCAGAGGACGAATACATCTATCCGATCATATCGTCCCGTGCACACGTTGATTCAGTCAGGAAGGTGTACGTCAAGCAGGCACCCAACATCGAGAGTTCGTTCTACGTCATCACCAAGATGCTCTCCGAGCCAAACAAGAGGAAGAGATTCCTGGCCCCGATAGGCGCCCTGATATTCGCGATAGCATTCGTCATGCTGGTGCCCGATCTGGTCCTGCTCATAATGTCCGGCGACTTGTCATCACTGCCCGCCATAACCAGAGACGCGGTTCTCCTGGTCATCGGATTAGTCATACTGGGGTACGCTTACAGCTTCCAGGATAAATGGGAAAAGATCACCTCTTACGTCAAATCCAACATCCTCGGCAGGGGAATAATGATGGTGATGAGTTTCTTGGCAGTCGGTATTGTTCTCATCGGAGCTATAGTGTCGTACTATCAGGTGATGGATACGTTTTATCCGAACGGCCTGGTCATGATCGTCTCTTACGGGAACACGATGGTCTGGCCTGTTATGCTTGCGGTTATGGCCTTCTTCTTCGGAAGGATGATGGATGACATACAGGTTGATTCAGTTCTCCGTCTGACCAATCTCTTCAACTGCTTCAGCATAGCTAGTCTCGGGATCACGCTCACGGGTATCATCGACATTGTCCTGTACTACATCAATCCCGGATATGATGGGCTCATCGGAATAGTGGAGATCTTCTTGGGATTGGCTATAGCGATAGCATCCAACTTCATCAAGAGGCAGTATTCAGTCCCTACCGTAGCCGGGTGA
- a CDS encoding MBL fold metallo-hydrolase: protein MIIRWHGHACFEFTDGETTVVIDPHDGRSLGLKPPVATANVVLMTHDHYDHNASRVIKGEHKDFKLVTGEFETSNGLKVTGYPSWHDHSEGSERGPNTIYSFVMDGIRICHCGDLGCIPSDDVIQAIKGADFMFIPVGEIYTMEIPEIRKFIELVNPRIIIPMHYMVGGLSFRLSPLDKFLEIIPDGATDYIGNELDIMVSDLPETKECWIFDS, encoded by the coding sequence ATGATCATAAGATGGCACGGCCACGCATGCTTCGAATTCACCGACGGGGAGACCACCGTCGTAATCGATCCGCACGACGGCCGTTCGCTCGGTCTCAAACCTCCTGTGGCGACGGCCAATGTTGTCCTCATGACTCACGACCATTACGATCATAACGCATCCCGCGTCATCAAAGGGGAGCACAAAGATTTCAAGCTGGTTACAGGCGAGTTCGAGACTTCTAACGGACTCAAGGTCACCGGCTATCCGTCATGGCATGACCACTCGGAGGGTTCGGAGCGCGGCCCCAACACGATCTACAGTTTCGTCATGGACGGCATCAGGATATGCCACTGCGGCGATCTGGGATGCATACCGTCCGATGATGTCATCCAGGCCATCAAGGGCGCTGATTTCATGTTCATCCCCGTCGGGGAGATCTACACCATGGAGATCCCTGAGATCAGAAAGTTCATTGAGCTGGTGAATCCGAGGATCATCATCCCCATGCATTACATGGTCGGCGGGCTGTCCTTCCGCCTTTCCCCACTGGACAAATTCTTGGAGATCATACCAGACGGCGCCACCGATTACATCGGTAACGAGCTGGACATAATGGTCTCCGACCTTCCGGAAACAAAAGAATGCTGGATTTTCGACAGCTGA
- a CDS encoding translation initiation factor IF-6 has protein sequence MMRFSRYAGTSNIGVFAVANESFSFIAADAAPEFVKDVEEALQVETQLMTVAGSFVIGSLVVMNSNGAVISGLADPREVSIFAERIPCTGVDDPLNAAGNNILANDHGAILNPEYTDDMVKVISDALGVECVRSTIAGLNTVGSICKVTNKGCVCHADASDDDIQLIKDILKVEPIRTTVNHGARMVGAGILANSKGALIGDDTTPIEMGKIEEGLALY, from the coding sequence ATGATGAGATTCTCGCGCTATGCAGGCACATCCAACATAGGGGTGTTCGCCGTCGCCAACGAGAGCTTCTCATTCATCGCGGCCGACGCCGCCCCCGAGTTCGTGAAGGACGTGGAGGAGGCGTTACAGGTAGAAACGCAACTGATGACGGTGGCCGGATCATTCGTGATCGGGTCACTCGTCGTCATGAATTCCAACGGTGCCGTGATCTCCGGTCTGGCAGACCCCAGGGAAGTATCCATTTTCGCGGAGCGCATCCCATGTACCGGAGTAGATGACCCGCTGAACGCAGCCGGAAACAACATCCTGGCGAACGATCACGGAGCAATACTAAATCCTGAGTACACCGACGATATGGTCAAGGTCATATCCGATGCCCTCGGAGTCGAGTGCGTCAGGTCCACCATAGCAGGACTGAATACAGTCGGTTCCATATGCAAGGTCACCAACAAGGGATGCGTCTGCCATGCTGACGCATCCGATGACGACATACAGCTGATCAAGGACATCCTGAAGGTTGAGCCCATCAGGACCACCGTCAACCACGGTGCGCGCATGGTGGGAGCAGGCATACTTGCTAACTCCAAGGGCGCATTGATCGGCGATGACACAACACCCATCGAGATGGGTAAGATCGAAGAGGGTCTCGCCCTCTACTGA
- a CDS encoding 50S ribosomal protein L31e, with the protein MADEIERTIVVPLRKTKQAPRTRRANRAVKELRENIARHMKAEDDQIWIDASVNEKIWENGIRNPPNKITVKAVKFDDGLVEVSLAE; encoded by the coding sequence ATGGCAGACGAAATCGAGAGAACAATCGTCGTTCCCCTCAGGAAGACAAAGCAGGCGCCCCGCACCCGTAGGGCGAACCGCGCTGTGAAGGAGCTCAGGGAGAACATCGCCAGGCACATGAAGGCCGAGGATGACCAGATCTGGATCGACGCTAGCGTCAACGAGAAGATCTGGGAGAACGGAATCCGCAACCCTCCAAACAAGATCACAGTCAAAGCTGTAAAGTTCGACGACGGTCTTGTCGAAGTCTCGCTCGCAGAGTGA
- a CDS encoding 50S ribosomal protein L39e, whose product MSSTKAPAMKARLNKKVKENRRVPAWVMMRTSRQFLRHPKRRSWRMSKIKE is encoded by the coding sequence ATGTCAAGTACAAAGGCCCCCGCAATGAAAGCCAGGCTGAACAAGAAGGTCAAAGAGAACCGCCGTGTCCCCGCATGGGTCATGATGAGGACCAGCAGGCAGTTCCTCCGCCACCCCAAGAGAAGGTCGTGGCGCATGAGCAAGATTAAGGAGTGA
- a CDS encoding DNA-binding protein, with product MDDPELEALRQRRMQEIQQQAAQQQAQEQQRQQVEMQLQNAMRQILTPEARDRLNNILLATPQMGQQIEMQLVQLAQSGRIPVPVDDDTLRSILGQITPKKREITIERR from the coding sequence ATGGACGATCCGGAATTAGAAGCATTGAGACAGAGGCGCATGCAGGAAATCCAGCAGCAGGCTGCACAGCAGCAGGCGCAGGAGCAGCAGAGGCAGCAGGTCGAGATGCAGCTTCAGAACGCTATGAGGCAGATCCTGACTCCCGAGGCCAGGGACAGGCTCAACAACATCTTGCTTGCCACCCCCCAGATGGGACAGCAGATCGAGATGCAGTTGGTCCAGTTAGCCCAGAGCGGAAGGATCCCCGTCCCCGTCGATGACGACACGCTGAGAAGTATCCTAGGTCAGATCACCCCCAAGAAGAGGGAGATCACCATAGAGAGGAGATAA
- a CDS encoding 30S ribosomal protein S19e, with amino-acid sequence MVTVYDVPAEQLILKTAQKLKENDKIVPPEWAEYVKTGRHTERAPSQDDWWYTRAASIMRKLYVKGPMGSSKLAAEYGGYADRGSMPNQAVKGSRNIARKCLMQLEAAGYLVSKDKEGRAISPAGQSLLDNTAKEVYDEMKA; translated from the coding sequence ATGGTAACTGTCTACGATGTTCCTGCCGAGCAGCTCATACTCAAGACAGCCCAGAAGCTCAAGGAGAACGACAAGATCGTTCCTCCCGAGTGGGCAGAGTATGTCAAGACCGGTAGGCACACAGAGAGAGCGCCTTCCCAGGATGACTGGTGGTACACTCGTGCCGCCTCCATCATGAGGAAGCTGTACGTCAAAGGACCCATGGGATCCTCCAAGCTCGCCGCCGAGTACGGTGGTTACGCTGACAGGGGATCAATGCCGAACCAGGCAGTCAAGGGAAGCCGCAACATCGCAAGGAAATGCCTGATGCAGCTCGAGGCCGCCGGTTATTTGGTATCCAAGGACAAAGAGGGCCGTGCAATCAGCCCCGCAGGTCAGTCCCTTCTGGACAACACTGCGAAAGAGGTCTACGACGAGATGAAGGCCTGA
- a CDS encoding zinc ribbon domain-containing protein: MEDKYNFCVKCGRELPDDAEFCPECGAVIGGNHEHRDLSHQMSASISDGNGTMMTVLIFVYVLFAFYMAYEFFFIGLNPEWVIENTAQMYESFPELEAAVLSLNPEVLTYMGFALGGLYAASGVMAAITGILWSTKSRFKVAYYSCLAASVLSFPTVITVVVGIVISMKIKEKQYLFNN, from the coding sequence ATGGAAGATAAGTACAACTTCTGCGTGAAATGCGGAAGGGAATTGCCGGACGATGCCGAGTTCTGTCCCGAGTGCGGAGCGGTCATTGGAGGAAACCACGAGCACCGTGATCTCAGTCACCAGATGAGCGCATCCATCAGCGACGGTAACGGCACCATGATGACCGTACTGATCTTCGTCTACGTCCTGTTCGCATTCTATATGGCGTACGAGTTCTTCTTCATAGGACTCAATCCCGAATGGGTTATAGAGAACACCGCCCAGATGTACGAATCTTTCCCAGAGCTTGAAGCAGCCGTCCTGAGTCTGAATCCCGAGGTCCTCACCTACATGGGGTTCGCACTCGGAGGCCTTTATGCTGCAAGCGGTGTAATGGCAGCCATCACAGGTATACTCTGGAGCACCAAAAGTCGCTTCAAAGTGGCCTATTACTCATGCCTAGCAGCATCTGTCCTGTCCTTCCCCACTGTGATAACTGTGGTCGTAGGTATCGTAATTTCAATGAAGATCAAAGAGAAGCAGTATCTCTTCAACAATTGA
- a CDS encoding zinc ribbon domain-containing protein, with product MSDYKIKYCFKCGAELPEPSDFCPECGANLTGKEEPQRAEYTARPTQEPPKGDMGIIPILIMVYGVLAIVAGIFMIMVGMSIDSIITIAREYAESMDPQTRTEILAVIEVLAQLNMIYFTAIAILMMLSGIFALVAGHLAGKVSSWKAALVCCLVASLVPLFSIPLDMSFHVSGSMIGTILISAIGLLMTYFIYAAKDKFIS from the coding sequence ATGTCAGACTACAAGATCAAGTACTGCTTCAAATGCGGTGCTGAACTTCCTGAACCGAGCGACTTCTGTCCTGAATGCGGTGCGAACCTCACCGGGAAGGAGGAGCCTCAGAGGGCTGAATATACGGCTAGGCCTACACAGGAACCACCTAAGGGAGACATGGGGATCATTCCCATACTCATCATGGTGTATGGCGTACTGGCCATCGTTGCAGGCATTTTCATGATCATGGTAGGCATGTCGATCGATTCCATAATCACGATCGCCAGGGAATACGCCGAATCTATGGACCCTCAAACAAGGACTGAGATACTGGCAGTAATCGAGGTATTGGCCCAGTTGAACATGATCTACTTCACTGCCATAGCTATCCTGATGATGCTGAGCGGAATTTTCGCCTTGGTCGCAGGACATCTCGCAGGGAAGGTCTCCAGTTGGAAAGCGGCATTGGTCTGCTGTCTGGTGGCGTCATTGGTGCCTCTGTTCTCCATCCCTCTGGACATGTCATTCCATGTCAGCGGCAGTATGATTGGCACGATATTGATATCGGCCATAGGTCTGCTCATGACCTATTTCATCTACGCCGCAAAGGACAAGTTCATCAGCTGA
- a CDS encoding UbiX family flavin prenyltransferase, giving the protein MRYVIAITGASGSIYGVRLLQELKGEKILVMSATAKAILPEETDYTVEQVYAMADQVFEDDQMFASIASGSFSYDAMIVAPCSESSLAKFACGIGDTLISRAVSVCLKEGRRLILLPRESPKSAIMLENELKLARLGVCILDANPGFYPKPKTVDDLVNIVVGRCLDQLGQEHSLYKRWE; this is encoded by the coding sequence ATGAGATACGTGATCGCGATCACCGGGGCCTCGGGTTCAATCTACGGGGTAAGGCTCCTTCAAGAGCTCAAGGGCGAGAAGATACTCGTCATGTCAGCCACAGCCAAGGCCATTCTCCCGGAAGAGACCGATTACACCGTCGAACAGGTATACGCCATGGCTGACCAGGTCTTCGAGGATGACCAGATGTTCGCATCCATCGCATCGGGGAGCTTCTCCTACGATGCGATGATAGTCGCACCATGCAGCGAGTCCTCCCTGGCGAAGTTCGCCTGCGGTATCGGCGACACGCTCATCTCCCGTGCGGTGTCGGTATGTCTCAAGGAAGGCAGGAGACTCATCCTCCTCCCCAGGGAATCGCCGAAGAGCGCCATAATGCTTGAGAATGAACTCAAACTCGCTAGGCTCGGGGTGTGCATCCTGGATGCCAACCCCGGCTTCTATCCCAAACCCAAGACGGTTGACGATCTTGTCAACATCGTCGTCGGAAGATGCCTGGACCAGCTGGGCCAGGAGCACAGCCTTTACAAAAGATGGGAATGA